A window of the Bradyrhizobium ottawaense genome harbors these coding sequences:
- a CDS encoding MT-A70 family methyltransferase, with amino-acid sequence MIDPIFVSTAFYEEARRHGFDMTRFATKAPLDAEATEESCPDACLNANDFLRPAFNLQPLKQRHYGLAKLDPPWAFKTYSEAGKGKSAEQHYDTMSLEDIFNLKVEDLAHPDGMWVWLYATAPMYDAARACFDKWNVKYVTQGVWVKMVKDNSKPTFGTGYVLRNCHEPFLIGKVGTPRIHSRNIRSAILEPRREHSRKPEQGYVDAAKMAGPYPKADIFSREARPGWDGWGNEITKFNHPEAEPELEVA; translated from the coding sequence GTGATCGACCCGATCTTTGTCTCGACGGCATTTTACGAGGAAGCCAGACGACACGGCTTCGACATGACGCGCTTCGCGACCAAGGCTCCGCTTGATGCGGAGGCAACGGAAGAGTCGTGTCCGGACGCTTGCTTGAATGCAAACGACTTCCTGCGACCGGCCTTCAACCTGCAGCCGCTCAAGCAGCGTCACTATGGTCTGGCGAAGCTCGATCCGCCGTGGGCCTTCAAGACCTATTCCGAAGCCGGCAAGGGCAAGTCGGCCGAGCAGCACTACGACACCATGTCGCTTGAGGACATCTTCAATCTGAAGGTGGAAGACCTCGCGCATCCGGACGGCATGTGGGTTTGGCTCTATGCCACCGCTCCGATGTACGACGCGGCTCGCGCCTGCTTCGACAAATGGAACGTCAAGTACGTCACCCAGGGTGTCTGGGTGAAGATGGTCAAGGACAATAGCAAGCCGACCTTCGGCACCGGCTACGTCCTTCGCAATTGCCACGAACCATTCCTCATCGGGAAGGTCGGCACGCCGCGCATCCACTCCCGCAACATCCGCTCCGCGATTCTGGAGCCGCGTCGCGAGCACTCACGCAAGCCAGAGCAAGGCTACGTCGATGCCGCGAAGATGGCTGGACCATACCCGAAGGCGGACATCTTCAGCCGCGAGGCGCGTCCCGGCTGGGACGGTTGGGGCAACGAAATCACCAAGTTCAACCACCCTGAAGCAGAGCCGGAGCTGGAGGTAGCATGA
- a CDS encoding CHAP domain-containing protein produces the protein MRVRIIAGITITTTLVLYRLSSSNRSLAVSAGGVVDRARQFIGATASQVGVRSTLWCSAFLRKITGASGVDDTALSWERRQHIAPQVGAIVTMGRRGGGHVGVVSGFTAKGDPIVISGNNGGRVREAVHSRSSIRSWVSAS, from the coding sequence ATGCGCGTCCGCATCATCGCAGGCATCACCATCACCACCACGCTCGTGTTGTACAGGTTGAGCAGCAGCAATCGTTCTTTAGCGGTTTCGGCGGGCGGCGTCGTGGATCGCGCCCGTCAGTTCATCGGAGCCACTGCCAGTCAGGTCGGCGTCCGATCGACGCTCTGGTGCTCAGCCTTCTTGCGCAAGATCACGGGCGCGTCCGGCGTCGACGACACCGCCCTCTCCTGGGAGCGTCGCCAACACATCGCCCCGCAGGTCGGCGCTATCGTGACCATGGGTCGCCGTGGCGGCGGTCACGTCGGTGTGGTCTCTGGTTTCACTGCCAAGGGAGATCCGATCGTCATCAGCGGCAACAACGGTGGCCGCGTCCGTGAGGCTGTGCATTCCCGCAGCAGCATCCGCTCCTGGGTGTCCGCATCATGA